Proteins encoded within one genomic window of Solenopsis invicta isolate M01_SB chromosome 10, UNIL_Sinv_3.0, whole genome shotgun sequence:
- the LOC105193385 gene encoding uncharacterized protein LOC105193385 isoform X2 — MATLTVSRERAAGMVLRVRRLNREAVYSGPADAEEARELPRGNRYGSAGDRRKWYGRMENGGFCIYSRMARIYAHVFIASRLAGIGRRPRDACLTPCLDASDSGYQNGDTSRKLRPGNTKPLHYISRGLITDDAYGSPTVRSGKSTRYTRGFEKREQPAS; from the exons ATGGCAACGTTGACAGTGTCGCGCGAGCGTGCAGCTGGCATGGTGCTCCGAGTCCGACGCCTAAATCGAGAGGCAGTTTACAGTGGTCCAGCGGATGCTGAGGAAGCTCGGGAGCTGCCGCGAGGGAACCGATATGGTAGCGCGGGCGATCGTAGAAAATGGTACGGAAGAATGGAGAACGGAGGGTTCTGTATCTACTCGCGCATGGCACGCATATATGCGCATGTATTTATAGCTTCTCGACTAGCCGGCATCGGGAGAAGACCACGGGACGCGTGTCTTACTCCGTGTTTGGACGCCTCCGATAGCGGG TACCAAAATGGCGACACGTCGCGGAAACTGCGGCCAGGTAATACGAAACCGTTGCACTACATTTCCCGCGGATTAATCACCGATGACGCATATGGCTCG CCAACTGTTCGGAGTGGTAAATCGACACGTTACACGCGAGGTTTTGAGAAAAGGGAGCAGCCGGCATCGTGA
- the LOC105193385 gene encoding uncharacterized protein LOC105193385 isoform X1, whose protein sequence is MAILESCWSPCIWSNSVKTGSKAIAFYTVAISIVLITLICYQLAGGDSTQIYNPLFEADVRGSMQIVGGFFILYLLLLIICALLMVYGIKEGVRGWLLPWLVGWFIVCLFQLVFGLWLLGGYYIYLDSVFATLCNWLWMSYNIYCWLVVLSMYKIFAKLQSPNIELLWP, encoded by the exons ATGGCGATCTTGGAATCTTGTTGGTCGCCGTGCATCTGGTCGAACAGCGTTAAAACCGGCAGCAAAGCTATAGCGTTTTACACAGTG GCAATTAGTATAGTGCTAATTACGCTGATATGCTATCAACTGGCTGGTGGCGATTCCACGCAAATATACAATCCATTATTTGAAGCTGATGTAAGGGGAT CTATGCAAATTGTCGGAGGCTTCTTCATCCTCTATCTACTTCTATTGATCATATGCGCCTTGTTAATGGTTTACGGCATAAAAGAAGGTGTACGTGGATGGTTATTGCCATGGCTCGTTGGATGGTTCATCGTTTGCTTATTCCAGTTAGTCTTCGGATTGTGGCTCTTAGGCGGTTATTATATTTAC TTGGACTCTGTATTCGCGACATTATGTAATTGGCTTTGGATGTCATACAAC ATATACTGTTGGCTGGTCGTCTTGtcaatgtacaaaatatttgcaAAGCTGCAGTCTCCAAACATAGAACTTTTGTGGCCTTGA